One Halovivax ruber XH-70 genomic region harbors:
- a CDS encoding PHP domain-containing protein, with translation MQTVELHTHSSRSYDGRDPVELILEQAAAIGLDAIAITDHDEIDASLEAVELAPEYGLVAIPGIEISSKAGHVLGIGIERAVPPGLSFGETLDRIHDRGGIAIVPHPYQESRHGVMARITRDELAAADAIEVYNSRLLTGRANRQAERFAIERGLPMTAGSDAHISEMVGQAVTHVDADEHSAEAIVQAIADGRTAVEGKRTPWRISFQQAAGAVKRRIIAMLTQLGP, from the coding sequence GTGCAGACGGTCGAGCTTCACACCCACTCGTCGCGCTCGTACGACGGTCGCGATCCGGTGGAACTCATTCTCGAGCAGGCCGCAGCGATCGGCCTCGACGCCATTGCGATCACGGACCACGACGAGATCGACGCCAGCCTCGAAGCCGTCGAGCTCGCGCCGGAGTACGGGCTCGTCGCCATCCCCGGCATCGAGATTTCGAGCAAAGCGGGCCACGTCCTCGGCATCGGCATCGAGCGCGCCGTGCCACCCGGACTCTCGTTCGGCGAGACGCTCGACCGCATCCACGACCGCGGCGGGATCGCCATCGTTCCGCACCCCTATCAGGAGTCGCGCCACGGCGTCATGGCCAGGATCACGCGCGACGAACTCGCCGCGGCCGACGCGATCGAAGTGTACAACTCGCGACTGCTCACCGGTCGGGCGAACCGACAGGCCGAGCGCTTCGCTATCGAACGCGGCCTCCCGATGACAGCCGGGAGCGACGCCCACATCAGCGAGATGGTCGGCCAGGCGGTCACGCACGTCGACGCCGACGAACACTCGGCCGAGGCAATCGTCCAGGCGATCGCCGACGGCCGAACCGCCGTCGAGGGCAAGCGCACCCCCTGGCGGATCAGCTTTCAACAGGCTGCGGGGGCAGTCAAACGCCGAATCATCGCGATGCTCACGCAGCTCGGTCCATGA